One stretch of Anolis sagrei isolate rAnoSag1 chromosome 11, rAnoSag1.mat, whole genome shotgun sequence DNA includes these proteins:
- the SPATA22 gene encoding spermatogenesis-associated protein 22 translates to MKRTFPENSSRTTAGCLPVPLFNQRKRSRQPLTSNPLQNEPGSNNNADNFDFSAMLADFGWESTKPEPTPLQKTARCENAPKSSASQAGRNWRPEENSSSANIWKWSDFSPAFGRGTESRQSSWSETRSDCWKGSGPKQLKLAGNPKALPQSSNKAGTVAKSGLSASSVPRGASYSFKPNPCRQEANEKTDKPMLPHDNTVQKGPGPHAKLKEKGNSLRILSAVIESMKHWSQFAEKTPLLFEVLGVLDSAVTPGPYGAKNFLLRDGKESVPCVFYEIDRDLPRLIRGRVHRCMGNYDTKKKLLRCVSVRPATADEEHTFQDFVRAADLEMGKYEKMSREV, encoded by the exons ATGAAGAGAACTTTCCCTGAGAATTCGAGCCGGACTACAGCAG GCTGCCTTCCTGTCCCGTTGTTCAACCAGAGAAAAAGGTCCCGGCAGCCGCTCACATCCAACCCGCTTCAAAACGAGCCCGGTTCCAACAACAATGCCGATAATTTCGATTTTTCCGCCATGCTGGCAG ATTTCGGATGGGAAAGCACCAAGCCGGAACCGACTCCGTTGCAGAAAACCGCAAG ATGCGAAAATGCCCCAAAGTCGAGTGCATCACAAGCAGGGCGGAACTGGAG GCCGGAGGAGAACAGCTCCAGCGCAAACATTTGGAAATGGAGCGACTTTTCTCCGGCTTTTGGGAGAGGAACAGAAAGCAGGCAGAGTTCGTGGTCTGAGACCAGGTCAGATTGCTGGAAGGGAAGTGGACCGAAACAGCTCAAGCTGGCCGGGAATCCCAAGGCTTTGCCCCAAAGCAGCAACAAGGCAGGAACGGTGGCAAAAAGTGGTTTGTCCGCATCTTCCGTGCCGAGAGGTGCATCGTACTCCTTTAAGCCCAACCCTTGCCGACAGGAAGCAAATGAGAAAACAGACAAGCCCATGCTTCCACATGACAACACTGTGCAG AAAGGGCCGGGGCCTCACGCCAAGCTGAAAGAAAAAGGCAACTCTCTGAGAATCCTCTCCGCTGTCATCGAAAGTATGAAGCACTGGAGCCAGTTTGCTGAAAAAACCCCACTGCTCTTTGAGGTTTTGG GTGTCCTGGATTCTGCGGTTACCCCTGGGCCATATGGTGCAAAGAATTTCCTTTTGCGTGATGGGAAGGAGAGTGTGCCGTGCGTCTTCTATGAGATT GATCGGGACCTCCCGAGGCTGATCCGAGGCCGGGTCCACCGCTGCATGGGGAACTACGACACCAAGAAAAAGCTCCTGCGCTGCGTCTCGGTGCGCCCGGCCACCGCGGATGAGGAGCACACTTTCCAGGACTTTGTCCGTGCCGCGGACCTCGAGATGGGAAAATACGAGAAAATGAGCCGTGAAGTGTAG